Proteins from one Podospora pseudoanserina strain CBS 124.78 chromosome 1, whole genome shotgun sequence genomic window:
- a CDS encoding hypothetical protein (COG:L; EggNog:ENOG503NYM7), whose translation MARPYNYGGGSYKPKQQSTNSWNQHAYGYSSNFFSGDGSSNNGNNTSLVEDFVAFVKKALRALVKFWRERGRRMVVTAIYNTVHQIKRNLTYNRILSVPHLLVGFWVVVLLWGERWTFHSMVENCAWENWENWPAGAQPHRVALVADPQLIDPHSYPGRPWPIQALTIKLTDNYMKRGYGQLQEQLDPDSVFFLGDLFDGGREWKTAHGDFRDPSWGPHPKSEQKYLKSWNKHYGEFYWLKEYGRFGEIFIKPWIKSGMESGKEHKRRKFVTSLPGNHDLGFGAEIKVPVRNRFETYFGEGNRVDVVGNHTFVSVDSVSMSAEASPEAARHDLKPIYMPTKIFLDRLQWLKPIAVEKELRMMRGEVPEVQFKHRIEEVDKANFKDKPSLGTEKTPELPTILLSHVPLYRPPGTPCGPLRERHPPAKPPKGQTGPVVPDHGNAISVSRGYQYQNVLDEQQSISLLKKVGNVVHAFSGDDHDYCELVHSEEQRRVKEITVKSISMAMGVNKPGFVLVSLWNPLDSGGKPLNPDQKQTLQTHLCILPSQLSTYIRYVGFAIISVIILVVRAFLVPVLKLTPFALEPEVQGVQYRGSALLPVFKAKVEDYDEYGFPSSGLGSSRSGGGRGGIGVVRVLVDMDIAGRRARGSGGGSRG comes from the exons ATGGCCCGGCCGTATAACtatggcggcggcagctaCAAGCCAAAGCAGCAATCCACCAACAGCTGGAATCAACACGCCTACGGCTATTCGTCCAATTTCTTCAGTGGGGACGGTTCCAGCAACAATggcaacaacacctccctcgtcGAGGACTTTGTGGCCTTTGTGAAAAAGGCCCTCCGGGCTCTGGTCAAGTTCTGGCGCGAACGTGGCCGGCGGATGGTGGTTACGGCGATTTATAATACGGTGCACCAAATAAAGAGGAATTTGACGTATAATCGGATACTCAGCGTTCCGCATTTGCTGGTTGGGTTCtgggttgtggtgttgcTTTGGGGGGAGAGATGGACTTTCCATTCCATGGTGGAAAACTGCGCGTGGGAGAATTGGGAGAACTGG CCCGCCGGcgcccaaccccatcgcGTAGCCCTCGTTGCCGACCCCCAGCTCATCGATCCTCATTCCTACCCTGGCCGACCATGGCCAATACAAGCCCTGACGATTAAGTTGACGGACAACTACATGAAGCGTGGGTATGGTCAGCTCCAGGAGCAGCTCGACCCCGACAgcgtcttcttcctcggtgaCCTCTTTGACGGCGGCAGAGAATGGAAGACGGCCCACGGCGATTTTAGAGACCCCTCGTGGGGACCACACCCGAAATCGGAACAGAAATACCTAAAGAGCTGGAACAAACACTATGGGGAGTTTTACTGGCTGAAGGAGTATGGCCGGTTTGGGGAGATATTCATCAAGCCGTGGATCAAGTCGGGGATGGAATCCGGCAAGGAACACAAGCGCAGGAAGTTCGTCACGAGCTTACCAGGAAATCACGActtggggtttggggcggAGATCAAAGTCCCCGTGAGGAACCGATTCGAGACGTACTTTGGGGAAGGGAACAGGGTGGATGTTGTGGGGAATCACACGTTTGTTTCGGTCGACTCGGTGTCGATGAGTGCGGAAGCGTCGCCCGAGGCGGCCAGACATGACCTGAAGCCGATCTACATGCCTACCAAGATCTTTCTGGATAGGCTGCAATGGCTGAAGCCGATCgcggtggagaaggagctgaggatgatgagaggggaGGTGCCGGAGGTGCAGTTTAAGCACAggattgaggaggtggataaGGCGAATTTCAAAGACAAGCCTAGTCTTGGTACTGAAAAGACGCCGGAGCTGCCGACGATTCTGCTGAGCCATGTCCCGCTTTATCGACCGCCTGGGACGCCCTGCGGCCCGCTGAGGGAGAGACACCCCCCTGCGAAACCACCAAAGGGACAGACGGGGCCGGTGGTGCCTGATCATGGGAACGCCATTTCTGTTTCGAGGGGGTATCAGTATCAGAACGTGCTTGACGAGCAACAGTCGATTagtttgttgaagaaggttgGCAATGTGGTTCACGCCTTTTCGGGGGATGATCATGACTATTGCGAGCTGGTGCACTCTGAGGAGCAGCGGAGGGTTAAGGAGATCACGGTGAAGAGTATCAGCATGGCGATGGGGGTGAATAAACCGGGGTTTGTCCTGGTTAGTCTGTGGAACCCACTGGACAGCGGGGGGAAGCCGCTTAATCCAGATCAGAAGCAGACGCTGCAGACGCACTTGTGCATTTTGCCCAGTCAGTTGAGCACGTATATTCGCTACGTGGGGTTTGCGATCATTTCGGTTAtcattttggtggtgagggcgtTCTTAGTGCCGGTTTTGAAGCTCACGCCTTTTGCGCTGGAGCCGGAGGTGCAGGGGGTGCAGTATAGGGGGAGTGCACTGCTGCCTGTGTTCAAGGCAAAGGTGGAGGATTATGATGAGTATGGGTTTCCATCTAGTGGGTTGGGGTCTTCGAGAAgtggtgggggaaggggagggataggAGTGGTTCGAGTGTTGGTGGACATGGACATAGCAGGGAGAAGAGCAAGGGGAAGTGGAGGGGGCAGCCGAGGATAG
- the UNG1 gene encoding uracil DNA glycosylase (COG:L; EggNog:ENOG503NWWC; BUSCO:EOG09264GMT), whose amino-acid sequence MSTLKRKAGAQTGGADAKKVKQGSIMSFFGSSPAAKPSATNSSGLPTTPNSSFTAPTDPAAARFDKDKWVATLTPEQKRLLQLEIDTLDESWLVHLKDEIVTKEFLDLKRFLEREYAAGKKIFPPKEDIYSWSRHTPFTTTRIVILGQDPYHNHNQAHGLAFSVLPPTPAPPSLKNIYTCLGKDYPSFNPPPNKAGLLTPWAKRGVLMLNTCLTVRAHEANSHSNRGWEKFTQKCIDLVAAKRTTGVVFLAWGTPAGKRVLKVDQKRHLVLKSVHPSPLSASRGFFQCGHFRKANEWLGERYGLKGRVDWALNEGESVLESDEPSPRPRVEKGEVAKRVEEVVRGAVMGRRVDLNEIARGLSRSPKGGSCSPKEEKEKKKEEEVEGDDDGENVDPGEEEEWDALMREKGL is encoded by the exons ATGTCGACCCTCAAACGCAAAGCCGGTGCCCAAACAGGTGGAGCCGACGCGAAAAAGGTCAAGCAAGGAAGCATCATGTCTTTCTTCGGGAGCTCCCCTGCGGCGAAACCGTCAGCTACCAACAGCTCCggcctccccaccacccccaactcaTCCTTCACCGCGCCCACCGACCCAGCCGCCGCGAGGTTTGACAAGGACAAATGGGTGGCCACCCTGACGCCAGAGCAGAAAAGGCTGCTGCAGCTCGAGATTGACACCCTTGACGAGAGCTGGCTGGTGCACCTGAAGGATGAAATCGTCACAAAGGAGTTTTTGGATCTAAAGAggtttttggagagggagtatGCTGCTGGAAAAAAGATTTTTCCCCCAAAGGAGGATATTTACTCTTG GTCCCGACACACCCCCTTCACAACCACACGGATTGTAATTCTCGGTCAAGACCcctaccacaaccacaaccaagCCCACGGTCTGGCGTTCAGTGTCCTCCCCCCTACTCCTGCGCCCCCTTCGTTGAAAAACATATATACCTGCCTCGGGAAAGACTACCCCTCGTTCAACCCGCCCCCCAACAAGGCCGGGCTGTTGACTCCCTGGGCCAAACGTGGGGTTCTCATGCTCAACACGTGCCTTACCGTCCGCGCTCACGAGGCAAACTCGCATTCCAACCGCGGCTGGGAAAAGTTTACGCAAAAGTGCATTGATCTCGTCGCCGCCAAGCGAACAACGGGAGTGGTTTTTTTGGCGTGGGGCACACCggctgggaagagggtgctAAAGGTTGATCAGAAGAGGCATCTGGTGCTGAAGAGTGTGCACCCTTCTCCGCTGAGCGCGTCGAGGGGGTTTTTTCAGTGTGGGCACTTTAGGAAGGCGAATGAGTGGCTTGGGGAGAGGTAtgggttgaaggggagggtggactGGGCGCTGAATGAGGGGGAGAGTGTCTTGGAGAGTGACGAGCCGAGtccgaggccgagggtggagaagggggaggtggcgaaacgggtggaggaggtggtgaggggggcgGTTATGGGACGGAGGGTGGATTTGAATGAGATTGCTAGGGGGTTGAGTAGGAGTCCGAAGGGGGGGAGTTGTTCgccaaaggaggagaaggagaagaagaaggaggaggaggtggagggggatgatgatggggagaatGTGGAtccgggggaggaggaggagtgggatgctttgatgagggagaaggggttgtaa
- a CDS encoding hypothetical protein (COG:S; EggNog:ENOG503NUFE), translating to MFRSSTPDPPKSKTRFWNKMPSLFSRLKGKDGKKSKKGQLDLDDQLAKKPRWEGDAWARKTVDPEEVEELLRFSTEELKARALDLPFLLLPFRPTSDPSAVRTFVRHFFGNRDGAQTLYGEALAQELRMTEPMVISGVVKWCWSRLPGGVVGWDSYELFSLGEQDSNLARDSFKTFIPLSFENRKAQAQIVFHFFDLLSAVAAHGKTNGFGGRKLSRMAAWWAFEQTEADRANGFEGAYKAWLKAADATSHLFFAYLRSLAPEPVVGGISLLPMSLQKLLQETEYPPQRPHLLQTSTYRVAMIVDTVSPTPFALLRRANHFQYRDDDRALKQWSEYEDPIKALTEECVRVLRAISAANQSHAVSSSKHSTSLRDASWSRFEDIGFASALEEEDELDDSLAVQRRQQGMRNTPASGNDLGRPTTPSWADFLSSGFVDEKNNTSHLLPPDKVLPPIETNLRQRSSQSHRPRLENETHLEPGELASITRFDLDDAFWWVWLTSLAPEETSERKSTFGRCAVIETIIRDGRWLVMEEIVKGAAPDPAEGAYIAEKKGFFSWTRRSKTSGLNRRKSTAGKHALEKSDNYLNTSSTMGFSKTSIGPDQQAKIQAAAQQLQAQERQKTQPQAVERRGRSDADYMHEKTNSVFTLQASILNEASPAVKWANKYDKDAIREAYLADNSAGRGGSTASSVNGTTPPAANGNERPPQPPPKSTPQPQPAPITIPAPATVTPRTETPTPETPRATEKELEAPKDVHPVERVSDGGGRSTPAPPPKPKDQVANVTSMELTREQMVSPEPDSPERKQNKLQKELSKSPTATGGFRKLFGRARRSSKVPDSAPEQLNTMLASPTAAAAAAPVKAVAPEQPPKQETPQPLPPKVEPATALPARKAVPPAAAPAAAPAPAPVAAAPEPQTEPTYEPSVHEDVSRVNTRDAATASEEFSRFDQGPLLDQPAFVPDEEDTDTDDAVPPPIARHSSRSPLPSPALPQAPKQQAPAPAPAPAKRQLPAPAPAVPEAMDRWAQIRKNAAERAAQRGPASPASPPPPVSPEMRRPAPRFARKDETDGDTSGEETIESRVARIKARVAELTSNQEGMGGPGARSPPPPIRR from the exons ATGTTTCGGTCTTCCACTCCTGACCCTCCAAAATCCAAGACACGCTTCTGGAACAAGATGCCGAGTCTTTTCTCCCgcctcaagggcaaggacgGGAAGAAATCCAAAAAGGGCCAGCTCGATCTCGACGACCAATTAGCAAAGAAACCACGATGGGAGGGCGACGCCTGGGCTCGCAAGACGGTCGACcctgaggaggtggaggaattGCTTCGATTTTCTACAGAAGAGCTCAAGGCGCGAG CTCTCGATCTTCCCTTTTTACTACTTCCCTTCCGACCAACGTCGGACCCGAGTGCTGTTCGCACCTTTGTGCGACACTTTTTCGGCAACAGAGATGGCGCCCAAACACTGTATGGAGAGGCATTGGCGCAGGAGCTGCGCATGACGGAGCCCATG GTTATCTCGGGCGTTGTGAAATGGTGCTGGAGCAGACTTCCGGGCGGTGTGGTAGGGTGGGATTCTTATGAGTTGTTCAGCCTTGGAGAGCAAGACTCGAACCTGGCCAGAGACTCTTTTAAGACCTTTATTCCGCTCAGCTTTGAGAACAGAAAGGCGCAGGCGCAAATCGTCTTTCACTTTTTCGACCTGCTGTCGGCAGTTGCCGCCCACGGGAAGACGAACGGGTTCGGCGGGCGCAAGCTCTCACGGATGGCTGCATGGTGGGCTTTCGAGCAGACCGAAGCCGACAGGGCCAATGGGTTCGAGGGCGCGTACAAGGCGTGGCTCAAGGCTGCCGATGCTACAAGCCATCTTTTCTTTGCATACCTCAGATCCCTCGCGCCAGAACCAGTGGTTGGCGGCATTTCGCTGCTACCCATGTCGTTGCAGAAGCTTCTCCAGGAGACCGAATACCCGCCGCAGAGGCCCCATCTCTTGCAAACATCTACTTACAGGGTTGCCATGATAGTCGATACTGTTTCACCAACACCGTTTGCCCTCTTGAGACGAGCCAACCACTTCCAATACCGCGACGACGACCGAGCTTTGAAGCAGTGGTCTGAATACGAGGATCCCATCAAGGCCCTGACCGAGGAGTGCGTCAGAGTTCTTCGGGCCATCTCGGCCGCGAACCAGTCACATGCCGTTTCGAGTTCGAAACACTCGACCAGTCTTCGTGACGCTTCGTGGTCTCGATTTGAGGACATTGGGTTTGCGAGTgctctggaggaggaagacgaatTGGACGACTCGCTGGCAGTTCAACGCCGACAGCAGGGAATGCGGAACACGCCCGCCTCTGGCAACGACTTGGGAcggccaacaacaccatcctggGCCGACTTTTTGTCTTCGGGTTTCGTTGACGAGAAGAACAACACGAGCCACTTGCTGCCGCCTGACAAGGTCCTTCCCCCCATCGAGACGAACCTCCGCCAACGCAGCTCGCAGTCCCACAGACCGAGACTCGAGAACGAAACCCATCTTGAACCTGGCGAGCTCGCTAGCATCACCCGCTTCGATCTTGATGATGCTTTCTGGTGGGTTTGGCTGACCAGTTTGGCTCCTGAGGAGACTTCGGAAAGGAAGTCTACTTTTGGGCGCTGTGCCGTGATTGAGACTATTATTCGAGATGGTCGCTGGTTGGTCATGGAGGAAATCGTCAAGGGCGCTGCCCCTGATCCGGCCGAGGGAGCCTACAttgcggagaagaagggcttCTTCAGTTGGACCCGCCGTTCCAAGACTTCTGGCCTGAACAGGAGAAAGTCGACCGCAGGAAAGCATGCTTTGGAAAAGAGCGATAATTACCTGAACACGAGCTCCACCATGGGCTTCAGCAAGACCAGCATTGGCCCTGACCAGCAAGCCAAGATTCAGGCAGCTGCGCAACAGCTCCAGGCCCAGGAGAGGCAAAAGACCCAACCCCAGGCCGTGgagcggagggggaggagcgaTGCCGACTACATGCACGAGAAGACCAACAGCGTCTTCACACTGCAGGCGAGCATCCTTAATGAGGCGTCTCCGGCTGTCAAGTGGGCGAACAAGTATGACAAGGACGCGATTAGAGAGGCCTATTTGGCAGATAACAGCGCCGGCCGTGGCGGTAGCACAGCTTCTAGCGTCAACGGAACCACTCCTCCTGCTGCAAATGGCAATGAGcgtcctcctcagccaccTCCCAAGTCAACACCGCAACCTCAACCTGCCCCGATCACTATCCCCGCACCCGCTACTGTTACTCCTCGGACAGAAACGCCGACCCCAGAGACGCCCAGGGCCAcagagaaggagctggaagcACCCAAAGATGTCCACCCTGTCGAACGGGTATCTGACGGTGGAGGTCGTAGCACGCCTGCGCCTccacccaagcccaaggatcAGGTCGCCAACGTCACTAGCATGGAGTTGACTCGTGAGCAAATGGTTTCGCCCGAGCCCGATAGCCCGGAGAGGAAGCAGAATAAGCTGCAGAAGGAATTATCTAAGAGTCCCACTGCTACCGGCGGCTTCAGGAAACTGTTTGGTCGTGCTAGGAGGTCATCCAAGGTGCCTGATAGCGCTCCCGAGCAGCTCAACACCATGCTTGCTTCCCCAAcagctgccgctgccgctgcccccGTTAAGGCCGTCGCCCCTGAGCAACCTCCGAAGCAGGAAACTCCTCAGCCATTGCCCCCCAAAGTTGAGCCGGCTACGGCCCTTCCTGCTCGCAAGGCGGTTCCTCCCGCGGCGGCTCCTGCTGCCGCCCCAGCTCCCGCCCcagtggctgctgctcctgagCCTCAGACCGAACCCACCTATGAGCCGTCTGTTCATGAGGATGTGTCCCGCGTCAACACCCGGGATGCTGCCACTGCCAGCGAGGAGTTCTCCCGCTTTGATCAGGGACCTCTCCTTGACCAGCCCGCGTTTGTTCCGGATGAAGAGGACACCGACACTGATGATGCCGTGCCCCCTCCTATCGCCCGGCACTCGTCCCGCTCCCCTCTGCCATCGCCTGCGTTGCCACAAGCTCCCAAGCAACAGGCACCCGCACCTGCACCTGCGCCAGCTAAGCGTCAGCTTCCAGCGCCGGCGCCCGCCGTACCCGAGGCGATGGATCGCTGGGCTCAGATTCGTAAGAACGCTGCTGAGCGCGCGGCCCAGCGTGGCCCAGCTtctcctgcctctccaccgccgccagtATCGCCAGAGATGCGGAGACCTGCTCCCAGGTTCGCCAGAAAGGACGAGACCGATGGGGACACCAGCGGGGAAGAGA CTATCGAGTCCCGGGTAGCCCGCATCAAGGCTAGAGTGGCCGAGTTGACCAGTAATCAGGAAGGCATGGGCGGACCAGGTGCTcgctcaccaccgcctccgatTCGTCGTTAG
- the CHT4_1 gene encoding Chitinase 4 (CAZy:GH18; COG:G; EggNog:ENOG503NW3A), which yields MLTTATILVPFLLGGFQVVKAAPKQVIQLSPQEGLEIVCNAGRSTTVTVTRTVEVARTVSVMVTTGAPQASVGVVRSSSGLRVVSSSSRTRTAPPSTAGSVVGGGGGNGTGFRNAVYFTNWGIYGNNFQPQDLPADRITHVLYSFADIASNGEVFSSDTYSDLEKRYPTDSWNDQGNNAYGCVKQMYLLKKKHRQLKVLLSIGGWTYSPKFAPVAATAAGRKRFCSSAVKLVQDWGFDGLDIDWEYPASATEAADFVSLLKECREALDEYSAKHAKGYHMPITIACPAGPTHYGQMDIPRMDKYIDAWHLMAYDYAGSWDSVSGHQSNVFLSTTNPNSTKFSTEKAVNDYVAKGVAPGKIVLGLPLYGRGFEATSGPGRPYNGIGEGSAQAGIWNYKDLPRPGAKEFWDEQAVAAWSFDERKQEFISYDTVRSAVEKVKYLKGKGLGGTVFWEAAGDKVREEESLVRTVVREFGGTNKLAGALNLLSYPVSEYDNIRAGMP from the exons ATGTTGACCACAGCTACGATCCTCGTCCCCTTTTTGCTTGGTGGATTCCAAGTCGTGAAGGCGGCACCGAAGCAGGTTATTCAATTGAGTCCGCAGGAGGGGCTGGAGATTGTGTGCAATGCGGGGAGGTCTACGACGGTGACGGTTAcgaggacggtggaggttgcGAGGACGGTTTCGGTGATGGTTACCACGGGTGCACCGCAGGCTTCGGTTGGGGTGGTACGGAGTAGCTCCGGCTTGAGGGTGGTGTCGAGTAGTTCGAGGACTAGGACGGCGCCGCCGAGTACTGCTGGgtctgttgttgggggtgggggtgggaatgggacgGGGTTTAGGAATGCGGTTTATTTTACGAATTG GGGCATCTACGGCAACAACTTCCAGCCTCAGGACTTGCCGGCCGACAGGATCACACATGTGCTGTATTCGTTTGCGGATATTGCTTCTAATGGGGAGGT ATTCTCCTCAGACACCTACTCCGACCTCGAAAAGCGCTACCCGACCGACTCCTGGAACGACCAAGGCAACAACGCCTACGGCTGCGTCAAGCAGATGTacctcctcaagaagaagcaccgCCAGCTCAAGGTGCTGCTTTCCATCGGCGGGTGGACGTACTCTCCCAAATTCGCCCCCGTGGCTGCCACCGCCGCTGGCCGCAAAAGGTTTTGCTCTTCGGCGGTGAAGCTGGTCCAAGACTGGGGGTTTGACGGGTTGGATATCGACTGGGAGTATCCCGCCTCTGCGACCGAAGCCGCTGATTTTGTTTCGCTGCTGAAAGAGTGCAGAGAGGCCTTGGATGAGTACTCTGCCAAGCACGCAAAGGGGTATCACATGCCTATTACTATTGCTTGTCCGGCGGGTCCGACGCATTATGGCCAGATGGATATCCCACGGATGGATAAGTATATTGACGCGTGGCATCTTATGGCGTATGACTATGCCGGGTCGTGGGATAGTGTCTCCGGGCATCAGAGCAATGTTTTCCTTAGCACGACTAATCCGAACTCTACAAAATTCTCGACGGAGAAGGCGGTGAATGATTATGTGGCCAAGGGGGTCGCGCCGGGGAAGATTGTGCTGGGACTGCCGCTTtatgggagggggtttgaggctACGAGTGGGCCGGGGAGGCCGTATAATGGGATTGGCGAGGGGTCGGCGCAGGCGGGGATTTGGAATTATAAGGATTTGCCTAGGCCGGGGGCGAAAGAGTTTTGGGATGAGCAGGCGGTTGCGGCGTGGAGTTTTGATGAGAGGAAGCAGGAGTTTATTAGTTATGATACGGTTAGGAGTgcggtggagaaggtgaagtatttgaaggggaaggggttgggggggacggtgttttgggaggcggcgggggataaggtgagggaggaggagagtttggtgaggacggtggtgagggagtttggggggacGAATAAGTTGGCGGGGGCTTTGAACTTGTTGAGTTATCCAGTTAGTGAGTACGATAATATTAGGGCGGGAATGCCTtga
- a CDS encoding hypothetical protein (EggNog:ENOG503P9DT; COG:S) has translation MRPALISVVALSAAVSCQLVVPLLQQRAEAAPPSQRTLNHNQKIMDPNNSPGPALPPDSGVPSRTDPPPHSGGGGVILSDVIGRDRSVNLFAGFIRDIESTSVRLDDPSKNTTVLAPLNSAVEGLPRKPWEDPREYGALGPNAYEGGDGHERAQKNIQRFVEAHLIPVGVWSKGQKVKTLLGDREVWWEEREDGTRVVQPGDIEVVEVSSSVANGEVWILKKVRNYA, from the exons ATGCGCCCTGCTCTTATTTCTGTCGTTGCTCTGAGTGCCGCCGTTTCCTGTCAACTTGTCGTACCCCTCTTGCAGCAAAGAGCGGAAGCAGCCCCGCCGTCACAGCGAACTCTCAACCACAATCAAAAGATCATggaccccaacaacagccccggTCCGGCATTGCCTCCGGACTCCGGAGTTCCGTCGAGGACTGACCCACCTCCGCActccggcggcggtggtgttaTCCTTTCGGATGTGATCGGCCGGGATAGGTCTGTCAACTTATTTGCAGG CTTCATCAGAGATATTGAATCCACCTCTGTTCGGCTTGATGACCCGTCAAAAAACACAACGGTGCTCGCACCGCTCAACTCTGCGGTGGAGGGCTTACCTCGTAAACCATGGGAAGATCCCAGAGAGTACGGTGCCCTTGGGCCCAATGCTTatgaaggaggtgatggccATGAGAGGGCACAGAAGAACATTCAGCGGTTTGTGGAGGCTCACCTTATCCCGGTTGGTGTCTGGTCCAAGGGCCAGAAGGTGAAGACTCTGCTTGGGGATAGGGAGGTGTGGtgggaagaaagggaagacGGGACCCGTGTGGTGCAGCCGGGGGATattgaggttgttgaggtttcGAGCTCTGTTGCGAATGGTGAGGTGTGGATTTTGAAGAAGGTTCGGAATTATGCCtga